AACGCCCTTTTTACCAAAGAGCCAGGAGGGACGAGAATGGGCGAGAGTTTAAGGCGTATCGCTTTGAATGAGAATATCAGCGAGTTGGCTAGAGCGTTTTTATTTTTAAGCGATCGGGCTGAGCATGCAGAAAGCGTGATCAAACCGGCATTGAAAGAAAAAAAGCTCATCATTAGCGACAGGAGTTTGATTTCTGGCATGGCTTATAGCCAATTTTCAAGCTTAGAATTAAACCTGCTCGCCACTCAAAGCATCTTGCCTGCAAAAATCATTCTTTTACTCATAGATGAAGAGGGTTTAAAACAGCGCTTAAGCCTTAAAAGTTTAGACAAAATAGAAAACCAAGGCATAGAAAAATTACTCACAATCCAGCAAAAGCTCAAAACCCACGCTTATGCGTTAAGAGAAAAATTCGGGTGCGAAGTTTTGGAATTAGACGCTCAAAAAAGCGTTTGGGATCTGCACCGCCAGATCGTAGCCTTTATTGAATGCGTTGTTTAACTTGTTTGAAGCTTTCTTTTAAGCCTCTTTGCCCAAATTGCCTAAACGATCTGCCCTTAAGCTTAAAGGTAAGGGTTTTAGAGGGCGTGAGCGTGTATAGTTTTTACGCTTATAGCGAGATAGAAGAGCTCATTAAAAGCAAATACGCGCTGATTGGATCTCGCATTTTGCCCTTGCTTTCTCAAAAAGCCGGTGCGGAATTTGTGAAAATCTTACAAGAAAAAGGCTTGAATATCCCCCTTTATGGCATCGCCGTTGATGATAAAATCAAATCCTTTTACTCGCATTCAGCCGCGCTTTTAAAAGGCTTTTGCCAAGGCAATTTAAAACCCACTTATGGGACTTTAAGGGCGACTAATGCTGTTTCGTATGCCGGTAAAAGCTTAGAATTTCGCGCCAACAACCCACGGAATTTCATCTTCAAAGGCGATGAGAATTTAGATTATTTTTTACTAGATGACATTATCACCACCGGCACCACCCTAAAAGAAGCCCTAAAATACCTTAAAACTCTAAACACAAAAGTGCACTTTGCGATCGCGCTTTGCAGCGCGGATGAATGAGTTATAATTTTGTTTTTTAAAAAGGATAAAAATATGCTAGCTTTTCGGTTAGAAGATGATGTTGATGACTATGTCAAAAAAGAATTGACCAATTTAGGGCTTATGAAAAATACGGATTTTAATGTTAAAAGCCAAATGAGTTCTAGCCTTAAAAACGCCCTTTTAAATGCGAGTAAAACCAAAGATAAAACTTCTTATGGCGAGCCAGATTTCAGCTTAGAAAAATACACGCACCCTAAAAATAAAGGGAGCGTTATCCCTATAATCATAGAAAACAAACTCTACGCTAAAAATTTAAAAAAGCTCAAAAACAGCGCGCTTGCAAACGATGACAATTCCATTTCAAAATACGCCGTGAATGGGGCTTTACACTACGCTCAAAACATCTTAAGAAACAAAGAAAAATATAAAGAATGCATCGCCATAGGCATAGCCGGCGATGATGAAGAAAGCCTTTTGATAGAAGTGTATTATGTTTTTGCAAGCGGGATCAATTCGCACAAACTCACTAATACAAAAAACTTGCATTTTTTAGAAAATCAAGAATCGTTTAACGCTTTTTATAAAGAATGCACGCTCACTGAAGAAGAAAAGCATTCTATTTTAATCAAAACCAAAGCCGATCTAAACGAAACCGCTAAAAAACTCAACCGCCTGATGCATAACCACAACATCACCGCGCCTCAGCGCGTGCTATACGTGAGCGGCATGCTTTTGTCCATGCAAGAAATTAAGGGCAAAAAAGGGGGTTTAAAACCAAGCGATTTAAAAGGCGAATTGACTGATACTAGCCGTGATGGCGTTTTAGTGTTTAACCAAATTAGCGAATTTTTAAAAACCAAAAACTTGAGCGAAGAAAAACGAGATCTCATGCTCGCTAGTTTTAAAGAAATCAGTAAAGACCCGCAGCGCGATAAAATAACGAGCCTGGATAAAGCCATAAGCATGCTTTTAGAAAAAGATTCAAGCATCACCAAGCAAATTTTTACCTTTCTTTATGAATTTGTCCATAAGCCCATTAATGAAAGCGACAATACCGGTCATTTAGACATCATGGGCGAACTTTATAGCGAATTTTTAAAATACGCTTTAGGGGATGGTAAGGAATTGGGCATTGTTTTAACCCCGCCTTATGTAACTAAAATGATGAGCGAACTTTTAGGGGTTAATGCGAAATCCTTTGTGATGGATTTAGCCGCAGGGAGCGCGGGCTTTTTAATTTCTTCTATGGTGCTAATGATTGAAGACATTGAAAAAACCTATGGTAAAAACACCACTAAAGCGAATGAAAAAATCAAAGCCATGAAAACCACGCAACTTTTAGGCGTGGAGCTTAACGCTGAAATGTTTTCTCTAGCCACCACTAACATGATTTTAAGAGGCGATGGCTCAAGTTTAATCATCAAAGGCAACACTTTTGAAACCAATAAAAGGATTTATGAAGATTTTAAGCCCAATATCCTTTTATTAAACCCTCCTTTTAGCTACGAAGAAAACGGCATGCCTTTTATCAAATTCGGGTTAGAGCATATGCAAAAAGGCGGTTTAGGCGCGATCATTATCCAAGATAGCGCAGGGAGCGGGCAAGCGTTAAAATCCAATGTGGAAATTTTAAAAAAACATTCGCTTTTAGCGAGCGTTAAAATGCCCACCGATTTATTCATGCCTCAAGCCGGGGTGCAAACAAGCGTTTATATTTTTAAAGCCCATGAGCCGCATGATTATGAAAAGCCCGTTAAATTCATAGACTTTAGAAACGACGGTTTCAAGCGCACCAAAAGAGGCTTAAATGAAACCTCTAACCCCACCAAACGCTACGAAGAAATCATTAAAATTTACAAAGCCGGCTTAAACGCTAAGGTTTCTAAAGAGCTGTGGGGCGATTTAGAAACAATCTATATTGAAGACTTTATCGCTAAGCCGCGCGAAAACAAGCATGCTAAAGACTTTAATTTTGAAGCGCACCAAAAGAATGAGGCTAAACCCGAATTAGAGGATTTTAAAAGAACGATAGCTGATTACCTTTCTTATGAAGTGGGCTTGATTTTAAAAAACCAAACGCCCCCAAAGTGATTGGCCCCCTTAGCAGCCAACTCAACGCTATTAAGTGGGGCGAGTTCAGATTAGGGGATTTGTTTGAAGTGTTGTCAAGTAAGAAAATTTATCATGCTAACACGATAAAAATCCATGACACACAAATAGAAAACAGCTACCCTTATGTCGTGCGCACTGCAACCAATAATGGTATAAAAGGCTTTATTATAGATGACCCTACATTTACTAATGAAAAAAATACCCTTTCGTTCGCACAAGACACTTTCACCGTGTTTTATCAAAAACAACCTTATTTTACAGGCAATAAGGTTAAAGTTTTAAAACCAAAATTTGCTTTCAAAAGCCCTAAAATTTTACATTTTATAAGCGCGATTTTACAATTTATTTTAAAACCCTTGACTTGGGGGCTAGGCTCTACAACAGAAAGTATTGCGGAGTTTAAATTTTCTCTACCCCTAAAACCCACCGCTAAAACTCAAACCCTTGAGGATATTGATTGTGATTTCATGGAAAAATTCATAGCCGAACTTGAGCAGTGTCGGCTCGCCGAACTTGAGGCTTATTTAAAAGCTACAGGGCTAGAAAACACCACCCTTTCTAGCGCTGAAGAAAACGCCCTTAACGTTTTCAATAACCAAAATTCTGGGGGGGGTAATACCCCATGCGGCTTAACATGGCAACACTTCAAACTAGGGGATTTGTTTGAAATACGCCCCACAAAAGCCTATAATCTCACAAACCCTCATTTATTTGATAGTAACGCAAAAAATCCAGTCGTTACCAATTCTAGTTTGAATAATGGGATAAGCGGTTATTCTTCTTTAGAACCCACCGAAAAGGGCAATCAGATCACTTACAGCGATACCACGACTTCAGAGGGTATTTTTTATCAAAAAAGACCTTTTATAGGGTATTCGCATGTGCAAGGGCTATACCCTTTAAAATACCATGAGTTTTGGAATGAAAAAACTTTACTCTATATCGTTGTGGCTTTTAAAAAAGTAGCTTGTGGGCGTTTTGATTATGGCAATAAATTCAATCGTAAAATTGCTAGTGAAATGTTAATTTCACTCCCCACCAACCCACATGGCGGTATTGATTTTGATTTCATGCGCACCCTAATTAACGCCCTGATGAAACAAACCATTCAAGGCGTGGTTCAATACTGCGACGCTCAAATCCAGGCCGCAAAAGAAGTTATTAACCAAGAAACGCCTATTCAAAAAGACTCGTTATTTTAAAAGGGGTTTTTAAGCGCGCTCGCTTGTGTTACAATAAACTTAAAATTCGCTTGATTGAAGAGGGTTGAATAATGGAACAGCCGGTTATTAAAGAAGGGACTTTAGCTTTAATTGATACTTTTGCATATTTGTTTAGAAGCTATTACATGAGCGCTAAAACAAAACCCTTAACCAACGATAAGGGCTTTCCTACAGGGCTTTTAACGGGGCTTGTGGGCATGGTTAAAAAATTTTATAAAGACAGAAAAAACATGCCTTTTATCGTGTTCGCTCTAGAAAGCCAGACTAAAACTAAAAGAGCTGAAAAATTAGGCGAATACAAACAAAATCGCAAAGACGCCCCTAAAGAGATGCTTTTACAAATCCCTATCGCCTTAGAATGGTTGCAAAAAATGGGTTTTACTTGCGTGGAAATAAGCGGGTTTGAAGCCGATGATGTGATCGCAAGCTTGGCTACGCTAAGCCCTTATAAAACGCGCATTTATTCTAAAGATAAGGATTTTAACCAGCTTTTGAGCGATAAGATCGCGCTTTTTGATGGCAAAACGGAGTTTTTGGTGAAAGATTGCGTGGAAAAATACGGGATTTTGCCGAGTCAATTCACGGATTATCAAGGCATTGTAGGGGATAGCAGCGATAATTACAAGGGGATTAAAGGCATTGGGAGCAAGAACGCTAAGGAATTGTTACAGCAATTGGGGAGTTTGGAAAAAATCTATGAAAATTTAGACTTGGCGAAAAATTTACTCAGCCCTAAAATGTATCAAGCCTTGATACAAGACAAAGGAAGCGCGTTTTTAAGCAAAGAATTAGCCACTTTAGAAAGAGGGTGTATTAAGGAATTTGATTTTTTGAGTTGCGCTTTTCCTAGCGAAAACCCCCTATTGAAAATTAAAGATGAATTGAAAGAATATGGTTTTATTTCTACCTTAAGGGATTTAGAAAATTCCTCTTTGATTGCAGACAACGCCTCCGCCTTAGACAACGCCCCTAAAAAATCGCGCATGATCGTTTTAGAAAGCGCCGCATCTTTTAGCATGTTTTTAGAAAAATTAAAAAATCCTAACGCAAGGGTTTTTATGCGTTTGGTGTTAGATAAAGAAAAAAAAGTTCTGGCCCTAGCGTTTTTATTACAAGATCAAGGTTATTTTTTACCCTTAGAAGAGGCGTTATTTTCGCCCTTTTCTTTAGAGTTTTTGCAAAACGCTTTTTCTCAAATCTTACAGCATGCGTGTATCATTGGGCATGATTTAAAACCCTTACTGAGCTTTTTAAAAGCCAAATATCAGGTGTCTTTGGAAAACATTCGCATCCAAGACACTCAAATTTTAGCGTTTTTAAAAAATCCGGAAAAAGTGGGATTTGATGAGGTTTTAAAGGAATATTTAAAAGAAGAATTGATTCCGCATGAAAAAATCAAAGATTTTAAAACAACAAGCAAGGCGGAAAAATCAGAGCGATTGAGTTTGGAATTAAGCGCTTTAAAGCGTTTGTGCGAGTATTTTGAAAAAGGGGGGTTAGAAGAGGGTTTGCTCACTTTAGCTAGAGACATTGAAACGCCCTTTATGAAAGTCTTAATGGGCATGGAATTTCAAGGCTTTAAGATTGATGCGCCTTATTTCAAGCGCTTAGAGCAGGAGTTTAAAGATGAATTAAAAGTTTTAGAGCGCCAAATTTTGGATCTAATCGGCGTGGATTTTAACCTCAATTCGCCCAAACAACTCAGCGAGATTTTGTATGAAAAATTAGAGCTTCCTAAAAATAAAAGCCATTCTACCGATGAAAAAAATTTGTTAAAAATCCTAGACAAGCACCCAAGCATCGCTTTGATTTTAGAATACAGAGAATTGAACAAGCTTTTTAACACTTATACCACCCCCTTATTGCGCCTAAAAGACAAAGACGATAAAATCCATACCACTTTCATCCAAACCGGCACAGCTACCGGGCGTTTAAGCTCGCATTCGCCTAATTTGCAAAATATCCCGGTGCGATCGCCTAAAGGCTTACTCATTCGTAAGGGCTTTATTGCCAGCTCTAAAGAATATTGTTTGTTAGGGGTGGATTATTCGCAAATTGAATTGCGCTTGTTAGCCCATTTTAGCCAGGATAAGGATTTAATGGAGGCGTTTTTAA
This DNA window, taken from Helicobacter pylori, encodes the following:
- the tmk gene encoding dTMP kinase, coding for MYVVLEGVDGAGKSTQVELLKTRFKNALFTKEPGGTRMGESLRRIALNENISELARAFLFLSDRAEHAESVIKPALKEKKLIISDRSLISGMAYSQFSSLELNLLATQSILPAKIILLLIDEEGLKQRLSLKSLDKIENQGIEKLLTIQQKLKTHAYALREKFGCEVLELDAQKSVWDLHRQIVAFIECVV
- a CDS encoding ComF family protein; protein product: MRCLTCLKLSFKPLCPNCLNDLPLSLKVRVLEGVSVYSFYAYSEIEELIKSKYALIGSRILPLLSQKAGAEFVKILQEKGLNIPLYGIAVDDKIKSFYSHSAALLKGFCQGNLKPTYGTLRATNAVSYAGKSLEFRANNPRNFIFKGDENLDYFLLDDIITTGTTLKEALKYLKTLNTKVHFAIALCSADE
- a CDS encoding HsdM family class I SAM-dependent methyltransferase → MLAFRLEDDVDDYVKKELTNLGLMKNTDFNVKSQMSSSLKNALLNASKTKDKTSYGEPDFSLEKYTHPKNKGSVIPIIIENKLYAKNLKKLKNSALANDDNSISKYAVNGALHYAQNILRNKEKYKECIAIGIAGDDEESLLIEVYYVFASGINSHKLTNTKNLHFLENQESFNAFYKECTLTEEEKHSILIKTKADLNETAKKLNRLMHNHNITAPQRVLYVSGMLLSMQEIKGKKGGLKPSDLKGELTDTSRDGVLVFNQISEFLKTKNLSEEKRDLMLASFKEISKDPQRDKITSLDKAISMLLEKDSSITKQIFTFLYEFVHKPINESDNTGHLDIMGELYSEFLKYALGDGKELGIVLTPPYVTKMMSELLGVNAKSFVMDLAAGSAGFLISSMVLMIEDIEKTYGKNTTKANEKIKAMKTTQLLGVELNAEMFSLATTNMILRGDGSSLIIKGNTFETNKRIYEDFKPNILLLNPPFSYEENGMPFIKFGLEHMQKGGLGAIIIQDSAGSGQALKSNVEILKKHSLLASVKMPTDLFMPQAGVQTSVYIFKAHEPHDYEKPVKFIDFRNDGFKRTKRGLNETSNPTKRYEEIIKIYKAGLNAKVSKELWGDLETIYIEDFIAKPRENKHAKDFNFEAHQKNEAKPELEDFKRTIADYLSYEVGLILKNQTPPK
- a CDS encoding restriction endonuclease subunit S codes for the protein MIGPLSSQLNAIKWGEFRLGDLFEVLSSKKIYHANTIKIHDTQIENSYPYVVRTATNNGIKGFIIDDPTFTNEKNTLSFAQDTFTVFYQKQPYFTGNKVKVLKPKFAFKSPKILHFISAILQFILKPLTWGLGSTTESIAEFKFSLPLKPTAKTQTLEDIDCDFMEKFIAELEQCRLAELEAYLKATGLENTTLSSAEENALNVFNNQNSGGGNTPCGLTWQHFKLGDLFEIRPTKAYNLTNPHLFDSNAKNPVVTNSSLNNGISGYSSLEPTEKGNQITYSDTTTSEGIFYQKRPFIGYSHVQGLYPLKYHEFWNEKTLLYIVVAFKKVACGRFDYGNKFNRKIASEMLISLPTNPHGGIDFDFMRTLINALMKQTIQGVVQYCDAQIQAAKEVINQETPIQKDSLF
- the polA gene encoding DNA polymerase I → MEQPVIKEGTLALIDTFAYLFRSYYMSAKTKPLTNDKGFPTGLLTGLVGMVKKFYKDRKNMPFIVFALESQTKTKRAEKLGEYKQNRKDAPKEMLLQIPIALEWLQKMGFTCVEISGFEADDVIASLATLSPYKTRIYSKDKDFNQLLSDKIALFDGKTEFLVKDCVEKYGILPSQFTDYQGIVGDSSDNYKGIKGIGSKNAKELLQQLGSLEKIYENLDLAKNLLSPKMYQALIQDKGSAFLSKELATLERGCIKEFDFLSCAFPSENPLLKIKDELKEYGFISTLRDLENSSLIADNASALDNAPKKSRMIVLESAASFSMFLEKLKNPNARVFMRLVLDKEKKVLALAFLLQDQGYFLPLEEALFSPFSLEFLQNAFSQILQHACIIGHDLKPLLSFLKAKYQVSLENIRIQDTQILAFLKNPEKVGFDEVLKEYLKEELIPHEKIKDFKTTSKAEKSERLSLELSALKRLCEYFEKGGLEEGLLTLARDIETPFMKVLMGMEFQGFKIDAPYFKRLEQEFKDELKVLERQILDLIGVDFNLNSPKQLSEILYEKLELPKNKSHSTDEKNLLKILDKHPSIALILEYRELNKLFNTYTTPLLRLKDKDDKIHTTFIQTGTATGRLSSHSPNLQNIPVRSPKGLLIRKGFIASSKEYCLLGVDYSQIELRLLAHFSQDKDLMEAFLKGRDIHLETSKALFGGDLAKEKRSIAKSINFGLVYGMGSKKLSETLNISLNEAKSYIEAYFKRFPSIKDYLNGMKEEILKTSKAFTLLGRYRVFDFNGVNDYIKGNYLREGVNAIFQGSASDLLKLGMLKVSERFKNNPSVRLLLQVHDELIFEIEEKNALELQQEIQRILNDEVYPLRVPLETSAFIAKRWNELKG